The proteins below are encoded in one region of Trueperaceae bacterium:
- the sucC gene encoding ADP-forming succinate--CoA ligase subunit beta, which yields MKIHEYQAKRLMAERGLAVPEGRVATTPEEAVAAVGPLVEAGGSSVVVVKSQIHAGGRGKGRFLEHPDVAGVNVVTDGIEGGVPSAEAKVRALAETMLGSTLVTVQTGEAGTPVRRLYVEQGVAIARELYLSVLLDRATGRNLMMASTEGGTEIEEVADATPEKILRETIDPAVGLADFQARRLALALGLQGDAAKNGMAFMKALAAFAAEMDTDLVEINPLVVTEDDRVLALDGKMGFDDNALFRHPDVAALRDEDEEDPAEREAGAYGLSFIKLDGSIGCLVNGAGLAMATMDTIQQVGGEPANFLDVGGGATTENVTAAFKIITRDPNVKGIFVNIFGGIMKCDVIAEGVVEAVRQVGLDVPLVVRLEGTNVELGKRIIDASDLDVVSAEDMKDGAQKIVEAAR from the coding sequence GTGAAGATCCACGAGTACCAAGCGAAACGCCTGATGGCCGAGCGCGGCCTCGCGGTCCCCGAGGGCCGCGTCGCGACGACGCCGGAGGAGGCGGTCGCGGCGGTCGGTCCGCTCGTCGAGGCGGGCGGCTCCAGCGTCGTCGTCGTCAAGTCCCAAATCCACGCCGGCGGGCGCGGCAAGGGCCGCTTCCTCGAGCACCCCGACGTCGCCGGCGTCAACGTCGTCACCGACGGCATCGAGGGGGGCGTCCCGTCGGCCGAGGCGAAGGTCCGCGCGTTGGCGGAGACGATGCTCGGCTCGACGCTGGTGACGGTGCAGACCGGCGAGGCCGGCACGCCCGTCCGGCGCCTGTACGTCGAGCAGGGCGTCGCCATCGCCCGGGAGCTGTACCTCTCGGTCCTCCTCGACCGCGCGACCGGCCGGAACCTGATGATGGCGTCGACGGAGGGCGGCACCGAAATCGAGGAGGTCGCCGACGCGACCCCCGAGAAGATCCTGCGCGAAACGATCGATCCGGCGGTCGGCCTGGCCGACTTCCAGGCCCGACGCCTCGCGCTGGCGCTCGGCCTGCAGGGCGACGCGGCGAAGAACGGGATGGCGTTCATGAAGGCGCTCGCGGCGTTCGCCGCGGAGATGGACACCGACCTCGTGGAGATCAACCCCCTCGTCGTCACGGAGGACGACCGGGTGTTGGCGCTCGACGGGAAGATGGGGTTCGACGACAACGCGCTGTTCCGCCACCCCGACGTCGCCGCGCTCCGCGACGAGGACGAGGAGGACCCCGCGGAACGCGAAGCGGGCGCCTACGGCCTGAGTTTCATCAAGCTCGACGGCAGCATCGGGTGCCTCGTGAACGGCGCCGGGCTGGCGATGGCGACGATGGACACCATCCAGCAGGTCGGCGGCGAGCCGGCGAACTTCCTGGACGTCGGGGGCGGCGCGACGACGGAGAACGTCACCGCCGCGTTCAAGATCATCACGCGCGACCCGAACGTCAAGGGGATCTTCGTCAACATCTTCGGAGGCATCATGAAGTGCGACGTCATCGCCGAGGGCGTCGTCGAGGCGGTCCGGCAGGTCGGTCTCGACGTGCCCCTCGTCGTGCGCTTGGAGGGAACGAACGTGGAGCTCGGGAAACGGATCATCGACGCCTCCGACCTGGACGTCGTGAGTGCGGAGGACATGAAGGACGGCGCCCAGAAGATCGTGGAGGCGGCCCGATGA